A single genomic interval of Chitinophaga sp. 180180018-3 harbors:
- a CDS encoding DUF4397 domain-containing protein produces MLIKKNRIWAVVALLTGVIGFSSCLKNNNVTPQRPMARVLVFGVSNNAVPATFYDNNQKITGDNASVNFNFVGTYAVYGGDHIFELRKKGADSVITTTQYTFDSTSYYTYFIVNNNPVRSLVVKSDFSTADQQKINIRFLNLSTGNSDPVDFYIGTEKADSNRLPATMPDLASATSFAKYSSFSVNNSITVKKAGTDQTLATVSGNDLKTGSLTVGNVYTVYYAGTTGSTGADKLMVNAVYNYW; encoded by the coding sequence ATGCTAATCAAAAAAAATCGCATTTGGGCAGTTGTAGCCCTGCTGACAGGGGTAATCGGGTTTTCATCCTGTTTGAAAAACAATAACGTTACACCTCAACGCCCTATGGCCCGGGTACTGGTGTTTGGTGTTTCCAACAACGCTGTTCCCGCCACTTTCTATGACAACAACCAAAAAATTACAGGGGACAATGCCAGTGTAAACTTCAATTTCGTTGGAACTTATGCAGTTTATGGCGGAGACCATATTTTTGAATTAAGGAAGAAGGGAGCCGACAGTGTGATCACCACCACACAGTACACGTTTGATTCTACTTCTTACTATACTTACTTCATTGTAAATAATAACCCGGTAAGATCCCTTGTTGTAAAAAGTGATTTTTCTACAGCAGATCAGCAAAAGATCAATATCCGTTTCCTGAATCTGTCTACCGGGAACAGTGATCCTGTAGATTTCTATATCGGTACTGAAAAAGCTGATAGTAACAGGCTGCCGGCTACTATGCCTGATCTGGCCAGTGCTACCAGTTTCGCTAAATACAGCTCTTTCAGTGTTAACAACAGTATTACTGTAAAGAAAGCAGGTACCGACCAAACCCTTGCAACCGTTTCCGGTAATGATCTGAAAACCGGAAGTCTTACTGTGGGTAACGTATATACCGTTTATTATGCAGGAACTACCGGCAGTACCGGCGCTGATAAACTGATGGTGAATGCAGTTTACAACTACTGGTAA
- a CDS encoding pyridoxal phosphate-dependent aminotransferase, with amino-acid sequence MNQLADRLSRISEPQTIKMAKLSRELKAQGIDIVDLSIGEPDFDTPAHIREAAKQAIDEGFTHYTPVAGYADVKKAVVHKLKRDNGFDYTPEQIVVSTGAKQCLANAVLSIVNPGDEVIIPTPYWVTYSELVKLCQGTVVFVPCGIENNYKITPEQLEAAITPKTRLFMFSSPCNPTGSVYSRQELEGLAAVFARHPQVIIISDEIYEYINYVGKHESIAHFGDLINRTVIINGLSKGFAMTGWRLGYLAAPLEIAKACDKIQSQFTSATCSISQRAAVTALTGDLAPSMEMVAEFKRRREFIHEALKSIPGLKVNDPEGAFYMFPDVSAFFNKSYEDMHINNADDLCMYLLHKANVSTVTGVAFQQPNCIRLSYATSMDKLEKGVERLRTWLGKLK; translated from the coding sequence ATGAATCAATTAGCAGACAGGCTGTCAAGGATTTCCGAGCCGCAAACAATCAAAATGGCTAAACTCAGCCGCGAGCTGAAAGCCCAGGGAATAGACATTGTAGACCTTAGTATCGGAGAACCGGATTTTGACACCCCGGCTCATATCAGAGAAGCCGCCAAGCAGGCGATTGACGAAGGGTTTACACACTACACTCCTGTAGCTGGTTACGCGGATGTGAAGAAAGCTGTAGTGCACAAGCTGAAAAGAGACAACGGTTTTGACTATACACCGGAACAGATCGTCGTATCAACCGGTGCCAAACAATGCCTGGCTAATGCAGTACTGAGCATTGTAAATCCGGGAGATGAGGTGATCATTCCCACCCCCTACTGGGTAACTTATTCTGAGCTGGTAAAGCTTTGCCAGGGAACAGTGGTTTTCGTTCCCTGCGGAATTGAAAACAATTACAAGATCACGCCGGAGCAACTGGAAGCAGCCATCACCCCTAAAACCAGGCTGTTTATGTTCTCCTCCCCCTGCAACCCTACCGGTTCTGTATATTCCAGGCAGGAACTGGAAGGACTGGCAGCAGTATTTGCCAGGCATCCACAAGTGATAATTATCTCTGACGAGATATACGAGTATATTAATTACGTTGGCAAACACGAAAGCATTGCGCATTTCGGAGATCTGATCAACCGTACTGTTATCATCAACGGTCTGAGTAAAGGCTTTGCCATGACCGGCTGGCGCCTGGGCTATCTTGCCGCTCCACTTGAAATTGCCAAAGCCTGTGATAAAATACAAAGCCAGTTCACTTCCGCAACCTGTTCCATCAGTCAACGGGCTGCAGTGACAGCGCTTACAGGCGACCTTGCTCCTTCCATGGAAATGGTGGCGGAATTCAAAAGACGCCGTGAATTTATTCACGAAGCGCTCAAATCTATCCCCGGCTTAAAGGTGAACGACCCGGAAGGTGCGTTTTATATGTTCCCGGATGTAAGTGCCTTCTTTAACAAGTCGTACGAAGACATGCACATCAACAATGCAGACGACCTCTGCATGTACCTGCTTCATAAAGCCAATGTTTCCACTGTTACCGGCGTGGCTTTCCAGCAACCAAACTGTATCCGTCTCTCTTACGCTACCAGCATGGATAAGCTGGAGAAAGGCGTGGAACGGTTAAGAACGTGGCTTGGAAAATTAAAATAA
- a CDS encoding M23 family metallopeptidase: MRESSAGVMIIYSLLGVTLALALYSLYLTRKAAGKPLIVSWSSLLLGLSLGGFLYLYGTWVYLSFYLKYLFGALLLVAAFLNLLTRPGTASRAIPGWKRAVNSFFSAFFLLAIVLYFTGTTGKPDKVALAFPFKPGKYFVLQGGKGLPTNVFHYGLRGAIYAMDIVKLNQYGGRANRIFSRRLEDYVIFGDTVYAPCDGLVAHAAGNYPDNVPPQMNRHPNQVLLETPGYFVFLGHLKKGSVVVREGQYVKQGDPLGCVGNSGFSTEPHLHIQVHAKENGVPWYRGTPLYILFNGKGYLLNEVISSR, translated from the coding sequence TTGCGCGAAAGTTCGGCGGGCGTTATGATTATTTACAGTTTATTGGGCGTTACCCTGGCATTGGCATTGTACAGCTTATATCTCACCCGGAAAGCAGCTGGTAAACCACTGATAGTTTCGTGGAGCTCCTTGTTGCTGGGGCTTTCTCTGGGAGGCTTTCTATACCTCTATGGTACATGGGTATATTTGTCGTTTTACCTTAAATATCTCTTTGGCGCCCTATTGCTGGTGGCTGCATTCCTTAACCTGCTAACCCGGCCCGGCACTGCTTCGCGGGCAATACCAGGCTGGAAACGGGCTGTCAATAGTTTTTTCTCTGCGTTCTTCCTGTTGGCAATAGTGCTTTATTTTACCGGTACTACCGGCAAACCCGATAAGGTGGCTCTGGCTTTTCCCTTTAAGCCAGGTAAATACTTTGTATTGCAGGGAGGCAAAGGGCTACCCACTAATGTCTTTCACTATGGTTTGAGAGGAGCCATTTACGCGATGGATATCGTCAAACTTAATCAATACGGAGGGCGGGCCAACCGCATTTTTTCCCGTCGCCTGGAAGATTATGTCATTTTCGGGGATACGGTATATGCTCCCTGTGATGGCCTCGTGGCGCATGCTGCAGGCAATTATCCCGACAATGTTCCCCCGCAGATGAACCGGCATCCCAACCAGGTGTTGCTGGAAACTCCCGGATATTTTGTATTCCTCGGCCACCTGAAAAAAGGAAGTGTGGTAGTCAGAGAAGGGCAGTACGTTAAACAGGGCGATCCGCTTGGCTGCGTGGGAAACTCCGGCTTCAGCACGGAACCTCATCTGCATATCCAGGTACATGCAAAAGAAAACGGCGTTCCCTGGTATCGTGGAACGCCGCTGTATATCTTGTTTAATGGCAAAGGTTACCTGCTGAATGAAGTGATCAGCAGCCGATAG
- a CDS encoding methylmalonyl-CoA mutase family protein yields MEKTIQTDSGIVIAPLYTQPVAMEEAPGSFPYTRGIHATMYRDKLWTMRQYAGFSTAEESNKRYHYLLSQGVMGLSVAFDLPTQIGYDSDHPMSEGEVGKVGVAIDSLEDMEILFKGISLEQISTSMTINATGFILLAFYIALAKKQGADLKKISGTIQNDILKEYAARGTFIYPPKPSMRIITDIFAYCSKEVPKWNTISISGYHIREAGANAVQELAFTLANGKAYLKAALDCGLDINVFAKRLSFFFNAHNHLFEEVAKFRAARRMWAHITQSLGATDPKAQMLRFHTQTGGSTLTAQQPQNNIVRVAIQTLAATLGGTQSLHTNGYDEALSLPTEEAARIALRTQQIVGYESGVADTVDPLAGSFYVESLTNEVEQKAWDLIHKIDAMGGAVSAIEQGFVQDEIAKSAYKYQQEIENNEKIIIGVNKFTAADHVAPEVFRIDDSIRTIQSARLKSLRERRNNTAVQESLAGIRTAATGTENLMPLVVTAVEQLCTLGEIADVLREVWGEYK; encoded by the coding sequence ATGGAAAAGACCATTCAGACTGATTCAGGTATTGTGATAGCGCCGTTGTATACCCAACCGGTGGCTATGGAAGAAGCACCAGGCAGCTTTCCGTATACCCGTGGCATTCATGCCACCATGTATCGTGATAAACTGTGGACAATGCGTCAGTACGCCGGGTTCAGCACTGCAGAAGAATCCAATAAACGTTATCATTATCTGCTGAGCCAGGGAGTGATGGGCCTGAGCGTTGCCTTCGACCTGCCTACCCAGATCGGTTATGATTCAGATCACCCCATGTCGGAAGGAGAAGTGGGAAAGGTAGGTGTGGCCATCGATTCGCTGGAAGATATGGAGATATTGTTCAAAGGCATATCCCTGGAGCAGATCTCCACCTCCATGACCATCAATGCCACCGGATTTATTCTGCTGGCGTTCTATATTGCGCTGGCGAAAAAACAGGGTGCTGATCTGAAAAAGATTTCCGGAACCATACAGAATGATATACTGAAAGAATATGCAGCGAGAGGTACTTTTATCTACCCTCCCAAGCCATCTATGCGTATCATCACGGATATCTTTGCTTATTGCAGCAAAGAGGTTCCGAAGTGGAATACCATCTCCATATCCGGTTATCACATTCGTGAAGCCGGTGCTAATGCAGTACAGGAGCTTGCTTTCACACTGGCTAACGGTAAGGCCTATCTGAAAGCGGCGCTCGATTGCGGACTTGACATTAACGTATTTGCAAAGCGTCTTTCTTTCTTCTTCAATGCACACAATCACCTGTTTGAGGAAGTGGCAAAGTTCAGGGCGGCCAGGCGTATGTGGGCACACATCACACAATCGCTCGGGGCTACGGATCCGAAAGCGCAGATGCTGCGTTTCCACACGCAAACCGGTGGCAGCACACTTACAGCGCAACAACCACAGAATAACATTGTGCGGGTAGCCATCCAAACGCTGGCAGCTACCCTGGGCGGCACGCAATCGCTGCATACCAACGGGTACGACGAGGCACTGTCGCTCCCCACAGAAGAAGCTGCACGTATTGCACTCCGTACCCAGCAGATTGTGGGGTATGAAAGCGGTGTGGCCGATACAGTAGATCCGCTGGCGGGATCATTCTATGTTGAATCGCTTACCAACGAAGTAGAGCAAAAAGCCTGGGATCTTATTCATAAGATTGATGCCATGGGTGGCGCTGTAAGCGCCATAGAGCAGGGATTTGTGCAGGATGAAATAGCGAAGAGTGCTTATAAATATCAGCAGGAAATTGAGAATAATGAGAAAATAATCATTGGCGTCAATAAATTTACAGCAGCAGATCATGTGGCACCGGAAGTATTCCGCATCGACGACAGCATCCGGACGATCCAATCCGCGAGATTAAAATCGCTTCGCGAGCGGAGAAACAATACAGCCGTACAGGAGTCGCTCGCCGGCATCCGCACAGCGGCAACAGGTACAGAAAACCTGATGCCACTGGTTGTAACGGCAGTAGAGCAACTATGCACCTTAGGTGAAATAGCAGACGTGCTGAGAGAAGTATGGGGAGAGTACAAATAA
- a CDS encoding class I SAM-dependent methyltransferase, protein MSLIYYNNCPLCGSSQVHEALTAKDYTVSKETFSIFHCGGCGGRFTQNIPDGANIGAYYQSQEYISHTETRQGLINRLYHSVRKITLRSKQNWVRNAAGMKQGTLLDIGSGTGAFIHYMKQGGWAVTGLEPDENARQNAKNIYNVDALPIEQLYQLPPQHFDVITMWHVLEHVHDLHRYLDHIRTLLKPNGSLLIAVPNYTSSDADYYKECWAAYDVPRHLYHFSPASMEKLLAQHQISIVRKHPMVFDGFYVSLLSEKYKTGKSRLIPGFLHGFISYRKGLKQVDKCSSIVYESRITN, encoded by the coding sequence ATGAGTCTAATCTATTACAACAACTGTCCGCTTTGTGGCTCGTCGCAGGTACACGAAGCACTTACTGCTAAAGACTATACTGTATCCAAAGAAACGTTCAGCATCTTTCATTGCGGCGGTTGTGGCGGCCGCTTCACGCAAAACATTCCTGATGGTGCCAACATCGGAGCTTATTACCAGTCGCAGGAATATATCTCCCACACTGAAACCCGGCAGGGGCTTATCAATCGCTTATATCACAGTGTCCGGAAAATCACGCTCCGTTCCAAACAAAATTGGGTGCGTAATGCCGCTGGCATGAAACAGGGCACACTGCTGGATATAGGCAGTGGCACGGGAGCGTTCATTCATTATATGAAGCAAGGTGGTTGGGCGGTCACCGGCCTGGAGCCGGATGAAAACGCCCGGCAGAATGCAAAGAATATTTACAATGTTGATGCCCTTCCCATAGAACAGCTATACCAGCTTCCCCCGCAACATTTCGACGTTATTACCATGTGGCATGTGCTGGAACATGTACATGACCTCCACCGCTATCTCGATCATATCCGTACATTACTCAAGCCCAATGGGTCATTGCTGATAGCTGTACCCAACTACACATCCTCTGATGCTGATTATTATAAAGAATGCTGGGCGGCATATGATGTACCAAGGCATCTTTATCATTTCTCGCCGGCATCTATGGAAAAATTATTGGCACAACACCAGATCAGTATTGTCAGGAAACATCCAATGGTATTTGACGGTTTCTATGTGAGTTTGCTCAGCGAAAAATACAAAACGGGGAAAAGCAGGCTGATACCGGGTTTCCTGCATGGGTTCATTTCATACAGGAAGGGGTTGAAGCAGGTGGATAAGTGCAGTTCGATTGTGTACGAGAGTAGAATTACGAATTAA
- a CDS encoding S46 family peptidase, with protein MLQRIVKPVLLLVLLVLARHSYATEGMWLPQLLSGLNEKEMKGMGMKISASDIYNINKGSLKDAIVSFGGFCTAEVISEQGLLLTNHHCGYDAIQKHSSLQNNFLENGFWAMSAAEELPNPGLFATFIVRIEDVTKAAVQDIKSGMSEPERQSAIDKRLNEIRLNARKESWQDAMIKPFYEGNQYFLFITETYRDVRLVGAPPSAIGKFGSDTDNWVWPRHTGDFSMFRIYAGKDGRPAPYSKDNVPLKPKYALTISLKGVKPNDFTMVMGFPGRTTEYLPSEGVRQTVEVLDAAKVEMRDAALKIMDGYMRKDPGIKIQYAAKYAGTANYWKKWMGEMQGVKQTHGISKKLQYETTYRQLLETNPVWKQQYGGVLDSLNSYYQQIQPYAQTRDYYSELVKNVELFTVGDRLISFLNDVHEKGEARYESMRDQFLESMQPFYQNYNATLDHDICVSLLALYAKGVPARYAGNEFTQIWQENNKDSRLLSDKLYAVSGLTSMAKLKAFIQQPYNTVVAQMWKDPAARLVMAMRKGYVDNVSRPVADIQLRINNLQRTYMQAQMDVMSSRKTFYPDANSTLRVTYGKVDGYSPRDAIHYDFYTYLDGVMEKYIPGDYEFDVPAKLIELYKKKDYGRYGVNGRMPVCFIASNHTTGGNSGSPALDANGRLIGLNFDRTWEGTMSDINYDPSICRNIMVDIRYVLFVIDKYAGCGRLIEEMRITN; from the coding sequence ATGTTGCAACGAATCGTGAAACCGGTCCTCTTATTGGTACTCCTGGTGCTCGCCAGACACAGTTATGCCACGGAGGGGATGTGGCTTCCTCAGCTGCTCTCCGGTCTTAATGAAAAGGAGATGAAAGGAATGGGCATGAAAATCAGTGCCTCGGATATTTATAATATCAATAAAGGCAGCCTGAAAGATGCCATTGTCAGCTTCGGTGGTTTCTGCACGGCTGAGGTTATCTCTGAGCAGGGATTGCTGCTGACTAACCACCACTGCGGATATGATGCGATCCAGAAACATTCTTCCCTGCAGAATAATTTCCTGGAAAACGGCTTCTGGGCAATGTCTGCTGCCGAAGAACTGCCTAATCCAGGCCTGTTTGCTACTTTCATTGTGCGTATTGAAGATGTTACCAAAGCTGCAGTGCAGGATATAAAATCCGGCATGAGTGAACCTGAACGCCAGTCTGCGATCGATAAACGGCTGAACGAAATCCGGCTGAATGCACGGAAAGAAAGCTGGCAGGACGCCATGATCAAACCTTTCTATGAAGGCAACCAGTATTTCCTTTTCATCACCGAAACGTACCGGGATGTGAGACTGGTAGGTGCTCCGCCTTCTGCCATCGGTAAATTCGGTTCTGATACCGACAACTGGGTATGGCCCCGTCATACAGGCGATTTTTCGATGTTTCGTATCTACGCCGGTAAGGATGGTCGTCCGGCTCCTTATTCGAAGGATAATGTGCCTTTAAAGCCCAAATACGCCCTGACTATTTCCCTGAAAGGAGTGAAGCCAAACGATTTTACAATGGTGATGGGGTTCCCGGGCCGTACTACCGAATACCTGCCTTCCGAAGGAGTCAGACAAACGGTGGAAGTACTGGATGCCGCGAAAGTGGAAATGAGAGATGCTGCCCTGAAAATTATGGATGGGTATATGCGTAAAGATCCCGGTATTAAAATCCAATATGCTGCCAAATACGCTGGTACCGCCAATTACTGGAAGAAATGGATGGGAGAGATGCAGGGAGTGAAACAAACCCATGGCATCAGCAAAAAGCTCCAGTATGAAACAACCTACCGTCAGCTGCTGGAAACCAATCCGGTTTGGAAACAGCAATACGGTGGCGTACTCGATTCGCTGAACAGCTACTATCAGCAGATACAACCCTACGCGCAAACCAGAGACTATTACAGCGAACTGGTAAAGAACGTGGAATTGTTTACCGTAGGCGACCGGCTGATCAGCTTTCTCAACGATGTGCACGAGAAAGGTGAAGCCCGGTACGAATCCATGCGCGACCAGTTCCTCGAGTCTATGCAGCCCTTCTATCAAAACTACAACGCCACACTTGATCATGATATTTGCGTAAGCCTGCTGGCACTATATGCCAAAGGCGTACCCGCCCGCTACGCAGGCAATGAGTTTACCCAGATCTGGCAGGAAAACAACAAAGACAGCCGCCTGCTGAGCGACAAGCTATACGCAGTTTCCGGACTTACGTCGATGGCTAAACTGAAAGCGTTTATTCAGCAACCCTATAACACCGTAGTTGCTCAAATGTGGAAAGATCCGGCTGCCCGCCTTGTAATGGCTATGCGCAAAGGATATGTGGATAATGTAAGCCGGCCGGTAGCAGATATACAACTGCGCATTAACAACCTGCAGCGTACCTATATGCAGGCTCAGATGGATGTAATGAGCAGCAGGAAAACTTTCTATCCTGATGCAAACAGTACGCTTCGCGTTACCTACGGTAAAGTAGATGGCTACAGCCCGCGGGATGCAATACATTACGACTTCTACACCTACCTCGATGGGGTCATGGAAAAATATATTCCCGGCGACTATGAATTTGATGTGCCGGCAAAACTGATTGAACTCTACAAGAAAAAAGACTATGGCCGCTATGGCGTGAATGGCAGAATGCCAGTCTGCTTCATTGCCTCCAACCACACTACTGGCGGCAACTCCGGCAGCCCCGCACTGGATGCAAACGGCCGCCTCATTGGTCTGAACTTCGACAGAACCTGGGAAGGCACGATGAGCGATATTAACTACGATCCCTCCATCTGCCGTAACATCATGGTAGATATCAGGTATGTACTTTTCGTGATAGATAAGTACGCAGGATGCGGGAGATTGATTGAAGAGATGAGAATTACGAATTAA
- a CDS encoding sensor histidine kinase, with the protein MVRLKSSVIIAHITGWLICLGLPLLFISGQTGDRNALSILFSAGYLVFALTYIAIFYFHTFFLFPALYSRKQYWRYLLSVVLLFGTINYMKPFDRLFASHQPLWGDGHRYPPPQLYLGLDQGPPGMLAAAPPGMTTIPPGEPPLTHIDIVSDFLFLLTIALSIAIETTHRWRQTEKRALYAEARKTKAELSFLKAQINPHFLFNTLNNIYSLAITRSDRTAMSIMKLSNMLRYVTEETRDDYVLLESEIDCLRDYIDLQKLRLTSKTKVNFSVNGNPGIKCIAPLVLLPFLENAFKYGVSNHEASEITILLSTSEKYIHFYCSNKLFSTFQELNDTGIGIANTRQRLDHLYPDKYELQISEHNGAYSISLQLQA; encoded by the coding sequence ATGGTCCGGTTAAAATCTTCGGTAATAATAGCACACATTACGGGGTGGCTGATATGCCTTGGTTTACCCCTTTTGTTTATCAGTGGCCAAACAGGCGACCGGAATGCGCTGTCGATACTCTTTTCTGCCGGCTACCTGGTATTTGCACTAACATACATCGCGATATTCTACTTCCATACCTTTTTTCTTTTCCCGGCATTATATTCCCGGAAGCAGTATTGGCGCTATTTGTTGTCAGTAGTACTGCTTTTCGGAACGATCAATTACATGAAGCCATTTGATCGTTTATTTGCCAGTCATCAGCCATTGTGGGGAGATGGACACCGGTATCCGCCACCGCAATTATACCTCGGGCTGGATCAGGGGCCGCCGGGTATGCTGGCAGCCGCACCACCGGGTATGACCACGATACCACCGGGAGAGCCACCGCTGACACATATAGATATCGTAAGTGATTTTCTTTTCCTGCTGACCATTGCACTGAGCATCGCAATAGAGACCACTCATCGTTGGCGGCAAACAGAAAAAAGAGCACTATACGCAGAAGCACGAAAAACCAAAGCAGAACTTTCTTTCCTGAAAGCACAGATCAATCCGCATTTCCTGTTTAATACCCTGAATAATATTTATTCGCTTGCCATTACGCGCAGCGACCGTACCGCCATGAGCATCATGAAGTTATCCAATATGCTGCGCTATGTGACGGAAGAAACCAGGGACGATTACGTGCTGCTGGAGAGTGAAATCGACTGCCTGCGCGATTATATAGATCTGCAGAAGCTGCGGCTTACGTCTAAAACAAAAGTGAACTTTTCCGTCAACGGCAACCCGGGCATCAAGTGTATTGCCCCGTTGGTGCTGCTGCCTTTTCTCGAAAATGCGTTCAAATACGGGGTCAGCAATCATGAGGCGTCGGAGATCACTATCCTGCTTAGTACTTCGGAAAAATATATTCATTTTTACTGCAGCAATAAACTCTTCAGCACCTTCCAGGAGCTGAATGATACAGGCATAGGGATTGCCAATACCCGGCAGCGGCTGGATCATTTGTATCCGGACAAATACGAATTACAGATCAGCGAGCATAACGGAGCTTATTCCATTTCCCTGCAATTACAGGCCTGA
- a CDS encoding M57 family metalloprotease, translating to MRKQSITLLCCAAAALLITSCQKNGAQKQDQPSQVSAEVLAQIKANGFSTDNVVKTEDGYLVEGDILLTADQLKETVSSPVLRVAQTEQYRTNYLVTGLPRVVTIKVVNLGTAFIAGTDTAIARYNRLGLRIKFQRITSGTPTITIKGFNQGPSGGYITLGSSGFPTSTGDPYGTIKMNTNAQAYGSNPNVLYVGSVIQHEVGHCIGMRHTDYMDRSYSCGGSPVNEGASTVGAVYIPGTPSGPDANSWMLACSNGGNRTFNANDIIALNYLYH from the coding sequence ATGCGAAAACAATCAATTACCCTGCTTTGCTGTGCAGCGGCAGCTTTACTGATCACATCCTGCCAGAAAAATGGTGCACAGAAACAAGACCAGCCCAGTCAGGTTTCAGCAGAGGTGTTAGCCCAGATCAAAGCAAACGGTTTCAGTACAGACAATGTAGTGAAAACGGAGGATGGTTACCTGGTAGAAGGTGACATCCTGTTAACTGCCGATCAGTTGAAAGAAACAGTTAGCAGCCCTGTACTCAGAGTAGCACAAACAGAACAGTATCGCACTAATTATCTGGTAACCGGCTTACCACGTGTTGTTACCATAAAGGTGGTGAATCTTGGTACTGCATTTATTGCCGGTACCGACACCGCTATTGCAAGGTATAACCGCCTTGGCCTGCGGATCAAATTCCAGCGCATTACCAGTGGCACACCAACGATTACCATCAAAGGCTTTAACCAGGGACCAAGCGGTGGTTATATTACACTGGGTTCTTCCGGTTTCCCCACCAGCACAGGCGATCCTTATGGCACCATTAAAATGAATACCAACGCTCAGGCATACGGATCTAATCCAAATGTATTGTATGTAGGCTCTGTTATTCAGCATGAGGTCGGCCATTGCATTGGTATGCGTCATACTGATTATATGGATCGTTCCTACAGCTGCGGCGGTAGTCCTGTCAACGAAGGTGCAAGTACTGTAGGCGCTGTTTACATCCCGGGTACACCTTCCGGTCCGGATGCAAACTCCTGGATGCTGGCCTGCTCCAACGGTGGTAACCGCACCTTCAATGCAAACGATATTATTGCGCTGAACTATCTGTATCATTAA